The Ziziphus jujuba cultivar Dongzao chromosome 7, ASM3175591v1 genome includes a region encoding these proteins:
- the LOC107424524 gene encoding protein ENHANCED PSEUDOMONAS SUSCEPTIBILITY 1: protein MTLKNIRIISTATILPRNHHQNEFAQRMELTPWDLQLLLVNPTQRGLLFHKPNNSGFIQHLEATLSKTLDIFYPLAGRLSLIQNDDNTSSFFLHCNGEGVDFVHAVVDDGITVTDILNPLNVPHHILHSLFPLNGILNLHGISKPLLAVQVTELEDGIFIACTMNHSVADGTSFWNFFNTWSQISRAGVDDDDDDVVFKQFEVSQVTPPLVFDRQFLEGVVELPVRIPFSNDQIRTLMVMRSTDQPALEHRMFHFSKERIAELKAKANAEMGSDKISSLQALLGHLWVSVTRNRNLNADQEVVYMIMLGLRNRIEPKLPEQYLGNCATAGVVKTTAGELLKKGSGWAASQINKMIASQTSAEAKKRLEGWAKNPILVSAGQVIETVKVVFTGSSHRFDVYGNDFGWGRPIAVRTGPGNASDGKLTVFAGAEEGTIDFEACFLPETTQAMADDAEFMKTVDV from the coding sequence ATGACATTGAAAAACATCCGCATCATCTCTACCGCCACAATTCTACCCAGAAATCATCATCAAAATGAGTTTGCTCAAAGAATGGAGCTAACTCCATGGGATCTGCAACTCCTCTTGGTTAATCCTACCCAAAGAGGTCTTCTCTTTCACAAACCCAACAACTCCGGCTTCATACAACACCTCGAAGCCACCCTCTCCAAAACATTAGATATTTTCTATCCTCTTGCTGGTCGGCTTTCTTTGATTCAAAACGACGACAACacctcttccttttttcttcacTGCAATGGCGAAGGGGTCGACTTTGTCCATGCAGTTGTTGATGATGGAATCACGGTGACTGATATTCTCAACCCCCTCAATGTTCCTCACCATATACTCCACTCTCTTTTTCCATTGAATGGAATCCTTAATCTCCATGGAATTTCCAAACCATTGCTTGCAGTGCAAGTCACTGAGCTCGAAGATGGAATCTTCATAGCTTGCACGATGAACCACTCGGTTGCAGATGGCACATCGTTCTGGAATTTCTTCAACACTTGGTCTCAAATCTCTCGTGCCGGTGTCGACGATGATGACGACGACGTCGTTTTCAAACAATTTGAAGTTTCACAAGTTACCCCTCCTCTTGTTTTTGACCGTCAGTTTCTCGAAGGCGTTGTTGAACTCCCTGTTCGGATTCCTTTCTCCAACGACCAAATCCGTACTCTTATGGTGATGAGGTCTACTGATCAACCGGCATTGGAACACAGAATGTTTCATTTTTCCAAAGAGAGAATTGCAGAGctaaaagcaaaagcaaacgCAGAGATGGGGAGTGATAAGATCTCGTCTCTTCAAGCACTCTTGGGCCATCTCTGGGTATCGGTGACCCGAAACCGCAATCTTAACGCCGATCAAGAGGTTGTTTACATGATTATGTTAGGCCTGAGAAATCGAATAGAACCGAAATTGCCAGAGCAGTATCTGGGAAACTGTGCTACGGCTGGAGTTGTGAAGACCACTGCAGGAGAGTTGCTAAAGAAAGGATCAGGATGGGCTGCGTCGCAGATAAACAAGATGATTGCTTCGCAGACATCGGCGGAGGCAAAGAAAAGATTGGAGGGTTGGGCAAAAAACCCTATACTAGTCAGCGCTGGGCAAGTAATAGAGACTGTAAAAGTGGTTTTTACTGGTAGCTCACATAGATTCGATGTCTATGGTAATGACTTTGGTTGGGGAAGACCAATTGCTGTTCGAACTGGTCCTGGAAATGCGTCAGATGGGAAGTTGACTGTGTTTGCTGGAGCTGAAGAAGGAACTATTGATTTTGAAGCTTGTTTCTTGCCTGAGACAACGCAGGCTATGGCGGATGATGCAGAGTTCATGAAGACTGTGGATGTGTGA
- the LOC107424508 gene encoding uncharacterized acetyltransferase At3g50280, which translates to MTYVRFISITTVRPSTDDHHEELSQRIELTPWDLRTLPNDCIQKGLLFHKPTNLAIDWIEHLKTTLSQTLAIFYPLAGRLAVVENDDRTSSFFLHCNNEGVQFVHAVADAISVDDILKPLNVPDDIIYSLFLNNGVLNYQGTSKPLLALQVTELADGIFVAYTSNHSVLDGTSMWHFLNTWTEICRGCDRISQPPPDFDRGFLNGIVDFPVRIPSFLDKIPEKFVPPPLQQRILHFSKENIAKLKSKANSQMGTTKISSLQALLGHLWVSITRNRHYLKPDEEVSIGIAMSMRQRMEPAVPEKYFGSTVLNQRIASTAGELVEKGSGWAAWEINRSIDSFTSVEMRKFAEDWAKNPVIAKLVRRNGNSLFVGSSPRFNVYGNDFGWGRPLAVRSGPSNKFDGKLTVFPGAEDGSIDFEACLLPETLQSMAEDSEFMESLST; encoded by the coding sequence atgacatACGTCCGCTTCATCTCGATCACCACCGTCCGACCATCCACAGATGATCATCACGAAGAGTTGAGTCAAAGAATTGAGTTGACTCCATGGGATCTTCGAACCCTCCCAAACGATTGTATCCAGAAGGGCCTTCTCTTCCACAAACCCACAAACCTCGCTATCGATTGGATCGAACACCTCAAAACCACACTTTCCCAAACACTAGCTATATTCTATCCACTCGCCGGCCGGCTCGCCGTCGTCGAAAACGATGACCGGACCTCCTCGTTCTTCCTCCACTGTAACAATGAAGGAGTCCAGTTCGTCCACGCGGTCGCCGATGCCATCTCCGTCGACGATATTCTCAAGCCCCTCAATGTTCCCGATGACATTATCTACTCTCTGTTTCTGAACAATGGGGTTTTGAACTACCAAGGAACTTCCAAACCCTTGCTGGCTCTGCAAGTTACCGAGCTCGCCGACGGAATCTTCGTCGCTTACACATCGAACCACTCTGTTCTCGACGGCACTTCCATGTGGCACTTCCTCAATACTTGGACGGAGATCTGCCGCGGCTGCGATCGAATCTCTCAACCACCTCCCGATTTCGATCGAGGGTTTCTGAATGGGATCGTCGACTTTCCGGTTCGAATCCCTTCGTTTCTCGATAAAATCCCTGAGAAATTTGTCCCACCGCCATTGCAGCAGAGAATCCTTCATTTCTCGAAAGAAAACATCGCGAAGCTCAAATCCAAAGCGAATTCCCAAATGGGGACCACCAAGATCTCGTCGCTTCAAGCTTTACTGGGTCATCTCTGGGTATCCATAACCCGCAACCGACATTATCTCAAACCCGATGAAGAGGTTAGCATTGGAATAGCTATGAGCATGAGGCAGAGAATGGAACCGGCTGTGCCGGAAAAGTACTTCGGGAGTACGGTTTTAAATCAACGGATAGCTTCCACCGCCGGTGAGCTGGTCGAGAAAGGATCGGGTTGGGCTGCTTGGGAGATTAACAGAAGCATCGATTCTTTCACATCGGTAGAGATGAGGAAATTTGCAGAGGATTGGGCGAAAAACCCAGTGATAGCAAAACTTGTGAGACGGAATGGGAATTCACTGTTCGTGGGTAGCTCGCCGAGATTCAATGTGTACGGCAATGACTTCGGTTGGGGAAGACCACTTGCAGTGAGAAGTGGTCCGTCGAACAAATTCGATGGGAAATTGACAGTTTTTCCGGGAGCTGAAGATGGTAGTATTGACTTTGAAGCTTGCCTTTTGCCTGAGACGCTGCAGTCTATGGCTGAAGATTCGGAGTTCATGGAGTCTCTGTCCACGTGA
- the LOC107424515 gene encoding uncharacterized acetyltransferase At3g50280 encodes MTHIRFISTTTFVPTNGPADENESSRSRQRIELTPWDLQLLLLDPIQKGLLFHKPNSLCSDRQFTTNTSTLIDHLKATFSAALDIFHPLAGRLAPVQNDADQSQNSSFFLDCNGEGAEFIHAVVDGVTVADILEPIYTPDDIVYSFFPMNGTVNYDGISKPLLAVQVTELVDGIFIGCTINHTAADGSSFWHFFNTWSQISRRGGIDGGNLISRTPPPVFDRRCLDGIIEFPIRIPSSQLENRKRYTPPPLKQRMFRFSKETIAELKAKANSEMKTDKISSLQALLAHLWVSVTRNRNLNSVEEVTYTIIVGTRRRVEPKLADEYMGNSVLFGNVKSTAGELIKNGIGWAAWKMNRVIAFQTSEEVRKFLKNWEKSPKVPKLSEMVDPARLVTGSSPQFNVFGNDFGWGKPIAVRSGPGNKSDGKLTVFPGAEEGSIDFEACLSPQTLQALAGDTEFVKTLAS; translated from the coding sequence ATGACACATATCCGATTCATCTCCACCACTACCTTCGTACCCACAAACGGGCCCGCTGATGAAAACGAGTCATCTCGGAGTCGTCAGAGAATCGAGTTGACTCCATGGGATCTGCAACTTCTCCTTCTGGACCCAATACAAAAGGGTCTTCTCTTTCACAAACCCAACTCTCTCTGCAGCGACAGGCAGTTTACAACCAACACTTCGACTTTGATCGACCACCTTAAAGCCACCTTTTCTGCTGCCTTGGATATATTCCACCCTCTAGCAGGCCGTCTTGCTCCGGTCCAAAACGACGCCGATCAGAGTCAGAACTCCTCGTTTTTCCTTGACTGTAACGGTGAAGGAGCAGAGTTTATCCATGCCGTAGTTGATGGTGTCACGGTGGCTGATATTCTCGAACCCATTTATACTCCAGACGACATCGTTTACTCTTTCTTTCCCATGAATGGAACAGTGAACTACGATGGGATTTCCAAACCTCTGCTTGCAGTTCAAGTGACAGAGCTAGTCGATGGTATTTTCATCGGTTGCACAATCAACCACACCGCTGCAGATGGTTCATCCTTCTGGCATTTCTTCAACACTTGGTCCCAGATCTCTCGCCGCGGCGGCATTGACGGCGGCAATCTAATTTCACGAACTCCTCCTCCAGTTTTCGACCGTCGGTGTCTCGATGGAATCATTGAATTCCCAATCCGAATCCCTTCTTCTCAACTTGAAAACAGGAAGAGGTATACTCCTCCACCATTAAAACAGAGAATGTTCCGTTTCTCGAAAGAGACAATTGCAGAGCTCAAAGCAAAAGCCAACTCAGAGATGAAAACGGATAAGATCTCGTCTCTTCAAGCACTTTTGGCTCATCTCTGGGTATCGGTAACCCGAAACCGAAATCTTAACTCAGTTGAAGAGGTTACTTATACGATTATTGTGGGCACGAGACGAAGAGTGGAGCCGAAATTGGCAGATGAGTATATGGGAAATTCGGTACTGTTCGGGAATGTAAAGAGCACAGCAGGGGAGCTAATAAAGAATGGAATAGGATGGGCTGCATGGAAAATGAACAGGGTGATTGCTTTTCAGACATCGGAGGAAGTGAGGAAGTTCTTGAAGAATTGGGAAAAAAGCCCAAAAGTACCCAAACTTAGCGAAATGGTAGATCCCGCAAGATTGGTTACGGGAAGCTCACCGCAGTTCAACGTGTTCGGTAATGACTTTGGTTGGGGAAAACCCATTGCTGTGCGAAGTGGTCCCGGAAACAAGTCTGATGGGAAGCTGACTGTGTTTCCCGGAGCTGAGGAAGGCAGTATCGATTTTGAAGCTTGCCTTTCGCCGCAGACATTACAGGCTTTGGCCGGAGATACAGAGTTCGTGAAAACTCTGGCCTCGTGA
- the LOC107424544 gene encoding uncharacterized acetyltransferase At3g50280 — MTQITFISTTTIRPTNHAADENELTQSQRIDLTPWDLQLLLVDPIQKGLLFHKPNSLCSDKQFTTNSSTLIDHLRATFSTALDIFYPLAGRLALVQNDVDQSQTSSFFLDCNGEGAEFIHAVVDGVTVADILESINIPDDIVYSFFPMNGTVNYDGISKPLLAVQVTELVDGIFIGCTINHTAADGSSFWHFFNTWSQISRRRGDGGELSRPPPVFSRRFLDGIINLPIRIPSSQLEVNERINPPLQQRMFHFPKKTIAELKAKANSEMNTDKISSLQALLAHLWVSVTRNRNLHSDEEVTYMIIVGTRGRVEPKLADEYMGNSVLFGLVKSKAGELAKNGIGWAAWKMNRVIALQTSEEVRKFLVDWEKCPKLPRVGERIDNTKCVTGSSPRFNVFGNDFGWGKPIAVRSGPGNKSDGKLTVFPGAEEGGIDVEACLSPETLQALAGDTEFVKTLAP; from the coding sequence ATGACGCAGATAACGTTCATCTCCACCACTACCATCCGACCCACAAATCATGCTGCTGATGAAAATGAGTTAACTCAGAGTCAAAGAATCGATTTAACTCCATGGGATCTGCAACTTCTCCTTGTAGATCCAATCCAAAAGGGTCTTCTCTTTCACAAACCCAACTCTCTCTGCAGCGACAAGCAGTTTACAACCAACAGTTCGACTTTGATCGACCACCTTAGAGCCACCTTCTCCACTGCGTTGGATATATTCTACCCTCTAGCAGGCCGTCTTGCTCTTGTCCAAAACGACGTCGATCAGAGTCAGACCTCCTCGTTTTTCCTTGACTGTAATGGTGAAGGAGCAGAGTTTATCCATGCCGTTGTTGATGGTGTCACGGTGGCTGATATTCTCGAATCCATCAATATTCCAGACGACATCGTTTACTCTTTCTTTCCCATGAACGGAACTGTGAACTACGATGGGATTTCCAAACCTTTGCTTGCAGTTCAAGTGACAGAGCTAGTCGATGGTATTTTCATCGGTTGCACAATCAACCACACCGCCGCAGATGGTTCATCCTTCTGGCATTTCTTCAACACTTGGTCCCAGATCTCTCGCCGCCGCGGCGATGGAGGCGAACTTTCACGACCTCCTCCGGTTTTCAGCCGTCGGTTTCTAGACGGAATCATTAATCTCCCAATCCGAATCCCTTCTTCCCAACTCGAAGTCAACGAGAGAATTAATCCACCATTGCAGCAGAGAATGTTCCATTTCCCGAAAAAGACAATTGCAGAGCTGAAAGCAAAAGCCAACTCGGAGATGAACACCGATAAGATCTCGTCTCTTCAAGCACTTTTGGCTCATCTCTGGGTATCAGTAACCCGAAACCGAAATCTGCACTCAGATGAAGAGGTTACTTATATGATTATTGTGGGCACGAGAGGGAGAGTGGAGCCGAAATTGGCAGATGAATATATGGGAAATTCGGTACTGTTCGGGCTTGTGAAGAGCAAAGCAGGGGAGCTAGCAAAGAATGGAATAGGATGGGCTGCCTGGAAGATGAACAGGGTGATTGCTTTGCAGACATCAGAGGAAGTGAGGAAGTTCTTGGTAGATTGGGAAAAATGTCCGAAGCTACCCAGAGTTGGGGAGCGGATAGACAATACAAAATGTGTCACAGGGAGCTCACCGAGGTTCAATGTGTTTGGCAATGATTTCGGTTGGGGAAAACCCATTGCTGTGCGAAGTGGTCCCGGAAACAAGTCTGATGGGAAGCTGACTGTGTTTCCGGGAGCTGAGGAAGGCGGTATAGATGTTGAAGCTTGCCTTTCGCCGGAGACATTACAAGCTTTGGCCGGAGATACAGAGTTCGTGAAAACTCTGGCCCCGTGA
- the LOC125423738 gene encoding protein ENHANCED PSEUDOMONAS SUSCEPTIBILITY 1 produces MVDGIFIGCMINHTVLDETSFWPFFNTWSRISRSRGSGDDGDGDRVSEFPPVFDRQYLGGIIELPHQIPFPRHNEIPEKSPPPPLKQRMLHFSREKIAQLKAKANVEMETDKISSLQTLMAHLWISITRVRNLEKDESVIYGIIMSMRGRIKPELPQHYLGNSIKLGIVKTTAGELLENGLGWAAWEMNKMIASKTSEEVRKT; encoded by the coding sequence ATGGTAGATGGAATCTTCATCGGTTGCATGATCAACCACACCGTTCTTGACGAAACATCCTTTTGGCCTTTCTTCAACACTTGGTCTCGAATCTCTCGCAGCCGCGGCAGTGgtgatgatggtgatggtgatcGAGTTTCAGAGTTTCCTCCGGTTTTTGACCGTCAGTATCTGGGGGGTATCATTGAACTCCCACATCAGATTCCTTTTCCACGCCACAACGAAATTCCGGAGAAGTCTCCACCACCGCCACTGAAACAAAGAATGCTCCATTTCTCTCGAGAAAAAATTGCACAGCTTAAAGCAAAAGCCAATGTAGAGATGGAAACCGATAAGATCTCATCTCTTCAAACACTCATGGCTCATCTTTGGATATCCATAACCCGTGTCCGAAATCTCGAAAAGGATGAATCGGTTATTTATGGGATAATAATGAGCATGAGAGGGAGAATAAAGCCTGAACTGCCACAACATTACTTGGGAAACTCCATTAAGCTTGGGATCGTAAAGACCACTGCCGGCGAGCTCCTAGAGAACGGATTAGGATGGGCGGCGTGGGAGATGAACAAAATGATAGCTTCAAAAACTTCAGAGGAAGTGAGAAAGACATAG